In one Umezawaea sp. Da 62-37 genomic region, the following are encoded:
- the egtC gene encoding ergothioneine biosynthesis protein EgtC, whose translation MCRHLGYLGTAVPVAELLYDPPHSLVRQSYAPADMRGGGTVNVDGFGVGWYAPDGSAVRYRRAGPIWADENLESVTRASPSGAVLAAVRSGTVGMPIVETACAPFTDGTWLFSHNGRIADWPGSVADLAGSLPVTDLLTLDAPTDAALLWALVRTRLAAGRHPTAVLADVVSEVAAAAPGSRLNLLLTNGTVLVGTTWTHSLWVRSTPDSVALASEPWDTDERWREIPGGSVVTVAAHPSTVDIRPIGPRGRTGNP comes from the coding sequence ATGTGCCGCCACCTGGGGTACCTGGGCACCGCCGTGCCCGTCGCGGAACTGCTCTACGACCCGCCGCACTCGTTGGTGCGCCAGTCCTACGCGCCCGCGGACATGCGCGGCGGCGGAACCGTCAACGTCGACGGCTTCGGCGTCGGCTGGTACGCGCCGGACGGATCGGCCGTGCGCTACCGGCGGGCGGGCCCGATCTGGGCGGACGAGAACCTCGAGTCCGTCACGCGGGCCTCGCCGTCCGGCGCCGTGCTGGCCGCCGTCCGGTCGGGCACGGTCGGCATGCCGATCGTGGAGACGGCCTGCGCGCCGTTCACCGACGGGACGTGGCTGTTCAGCCACAACGGCCGGATCGCGGACTGGCCCGGATCGGTCGCCGACCTCGCCGGGTCGTTGCCGGTGACCGACCTGCTGACGTTGGACGCCCCGACCGACGCCGCACTGCTGTGGGCGCTGGTCCGCACCCGGCTCGCGGCCGGGCGGCACCCGACCGCCGTGCTGGCGGACGTCGTGTCCGAAGTGGCCGCGGCCGCACCCGGCTCGCGGCTGAACCTCTTGCTCACCAACGGAACCGTGCTCGTCGGCACGACGTGGACGCACTCGCTGTGGGTCCGCTCCACCCCCGACTCGGTCGCGCTCGCGTCCGAGCCGTGGGACACCGACGAGCGCTGGCGGGAGATCCCCGGCGGTTCCGTCGTCACGGTGGCCGCACACCCGTCCACCGTGGACATCCGGCCGATCGGCCCACGAGGCAGAACAGGAAACCCATGA
- a CDS encoding SRPBCC family protein yields the protein MTNTTTGTAVVTLPTDTRILITREFDAPRHLVYRAWTEPALIRRWWNSGHGEVTVADVDLRVGGTWRYVLVTPSGHEVGFHGVYREIVPNERLVNTEAYEGIPDADEQASVNTHTFTEVDGRTTLTLLVEHRTPEGRTAHVDSGMESGMQKGLDLLEEIAVSLR from the coding sequence ATGACGAACACGACGACCGGCACCGCGGTGGTCACCCTCCCCACCGACACGCGGATCCTGATCACGCGCGAGTTCGACGCGCCCAGGCACCTGGTGTACCGGGCGTGGACCGAGCCCGCGCTGATCAGGCGGTGGTGGAACAGCGGCCACGGCGAGGTCACCGTCGCGGACGTCGACCTGCGCGTGGGCGGCACGTGGCGGTACGTCCTCGTGACGCCGTCGGGACACGAGGTGGGGTTCCACGGCGTGTACCGGGAGATCGTGCCGAATGAGCGGCTCGTGAACACCGAGGCGTACGAGGGGATCCCGGACGCGGACGAGCAGGCGTCGGTGAACACGCACACCTTCACAGAGGTCGACGGGCGGACGACGCTGACGTTGCTGGTCGAGCACAGGACGCCCGAGGGCCGTACCGCGCACGTCGATTCCGGCATGGAGTCCGGGATGCAGAAGGGCCTCGACCTGCTGGAGGAGATCGCCGTCTCGCTGCGCTGA
- a CDS encoding cellulose binding domain-containing protein, producing the protein MISTTTGQAVAPSDDPGTTPPTTTTTTTPPSGGGSCTATYRTTQTWGDRFNGEVTITAGSAAISTWTSTVTVTAPEKVSATWNGSPSWDSSGNVMTMKPNGNGSLGAGASTTFGFTVMANGQWAAPAVTCRV; encoded by the coding sequence ATGATCTCCACGACCACCGGTCAGGCCGTCGCGCCGTCGGACGACCCCGGCACCACGCCGCCGACGACGACCACGACCACCACCCCGCCGTCGGGTGGCGGCTCCTGCACGGCCACCTACCGCACCACGCAGACGTGGGGCGACCGCTTCAACGGCGAGGTGACCATCACCGCGGGCAGCGCGGCCATCTCCACCTGGACGTCCACCGTGACCGTTACGGCGCCGGAGAAGGTGTCGGCGACGTGGAACGGCTCGCCCAGCTGGGACTCCAGCGGCAACGTGATGACCATGAAGCCCAATGGGAACGGCTCGCTCGGGGCCGGTGCCAGCACCACGTTCGGCTTCACCGTGATGGCGAACGGCCAGTGGGCGGCTCCTGCCGTCACCTGCCGGGTGTAG
- a CDS encoding alpha/beta hydrolase has product MALPNARRTLAGALALGVVWSGLALGGSAASAQPAPVSTAKPAAWAPCAADVLAEIPAAQRDKVSCAAYPVPLDHGKPRGATIGVQMMKRPADDQANKIGSLFINPGGPGGAGLIYSAYGSSFFQPEIMKRFDLIGFDPRGVGRSAPLKCFTTMEEADEVFGRMSSVPVTRTQIRDTMDATLDYTKSCGKVAGPLIDHMSTEDVARDLDLMRQGVGDKQLNYVGFSYGTLLGATYANIFPSKFRAIVIDGNVDPNLRTHNGAQYDRERAQGFEIALDAFLERCDAVGAKCAFSDGDPRAKFDALRDHLRTQAVTLPDGTSATYEGVIGRVSSNLYSPSSFTALAAYLQTIHDAINGVAPLSAASVSDVPLPANNQGRADVRVLADTPYEFDDSYYAVNCADKPFVRVPELFPLVAKAWERESPTFGRYQAASDLLTCASWPVPHPDRWSGPWNRKTPNPVVVVGNYYDPATQYRFAQRMAKQLGNARLISVDAFGHCILGDSAGVDTLVTDYLVNLKAPANGQVFAPNVQPFA; this is encoded by the coding sequence GTGGCACTACCGAACGCACGCAGAACGCTAGCCGGCGCACTGGCCCTGGGGGTCGTCTGGTCCGGGCTGGCACTCGGCGGATCCGCCGCCTCGGCGCAACCGGCACCCGTCAGCACCGCCAAGCCCGCCGCGTGGGCGCCCTGCGCCGCCGACGTGCTCGCCGAGATCCCGGCCGCCCAGCGCGACAAGGTCAGCTGCGCCGCCTACCCGGTGCCGCTCGACCACGGCAAGCCGCGCGGCGCCACCATCGGCGTCCAGATGATGAAGCGCCCGGCCGACGACCAGGCGAACAAGATCGGCTCGCTGTTCATCAACCCCGGCGGCCCCGGCGGCGCCGGGCTCATCTACTCCGCCTACGGCAGCTCGTTCTTCCAGCCGGAGATCATGAAGCGGTTCGACCTCATCGGGTTCGACCCGCGCGGCGTCGGCCGCAGCGCGCCGCTGAAGTGCTTCACCACCATGGAGGAGGCCGACGAGGTCTTCGGCCGCATGTCGAGCGTCCCGGTCACCCGGACCCAGATCCGCGACACCATGGACGCCACGCTCGACTACACGAAGTCGTGCGGCAAGGTGGCCGGTCCGCTGATCGACCACATGTCCACCGAGGACGTGGCGCGCGACCTCGACCTGATGCGCCAGGGCGTCGGCGACAAGCAGCTGAACTACGTCGGGTTCTCCTACGGCACGCTGCTCGGCGCGACCTACGCCAACATCTTCCCGAGCAAGTTCCGCGCGATCGTGATCGACGGCAACGTCGACCCGAACCTGCGCACCCACAACGGCGCCCAGTACGACCGCGAACGCGCGCAGGGCTTCGAGATCGCGCTCGACGCGTTCCTCGAGCGCTGCGACGCCGTGGGCGCCAAGTGCGCGTTCAGCGACGGCGACCCGCGCGCCAAGTTCGACGCGCTGCGCGACCACCTGCGCACGCAGGCCGTGACGCTGCCCGACGGCACGTCCGCGACTTACGAGGGCGTGATCGGACGGGTCTCGTCGAACCTGTACTCGCCGAGCTCGTTCACCGCGCTCGCCGCGTACCTGCAGACGATCCACGACGCGATCAACGGTGTCGCCCCGCTGTCGGCGGCGTCGGTGTCGGACGTGCCGCTGCCGGCCAACAACCAGGGCCGCGCCGACGTGCGCGTCCTCGCGGACACCCCGTACGAGTTCGACGACTCCTACTACGCCGTCAACTGCGCGGACAAGCCGTTCGTCCGCGTCCCGGAGCTGTTCCCGCTGGTCGCGAAGGCGTGGGAGCGCGAGTCGCCCACGTTCGGCCGCTACCAGGCCGCGTCCGACCTGCTCACCTGCGCGAGCTGGCCGGTACCGCACCCGGACCGCTGGTCGGGCCCGTGGAACCGCAAGACGCCCAACCCGGTCGTCGTGGTCGGCAACTACTACGACCCCGCGACGCAGTACAGGTTCGCCCAGCGGATGGCCAAGCAGCTCGGCAACGCGCGCCTGATCAGCGTGGACGCCTTCGGCCACTGCATCCTGGGCGACAGCGCGGGGGTGGACACCCTCGTGACCGACTACCTGGTGAACCTCAAGGCCCCGGCCAACGGCCAGGTGTTCGCCCCGAACGTCCAGCCGTTCGCGTGA
- the egtB gene encoding ergothioneine biosynthesis protein EgtB, with product MTSIDDLGTDRLRDHVAAQLTRSRARSVELTDAVDEHDLVRQHSKLMSPLVWDFAHIGNQEELWLVRDVGGREPVRADIDELYDAFKHSRSSRPELPLLSPVEARRYVGEVRDKVFDVLETARFEGRKLLDGGFAFGMIVQHEQQHDETMLATHQLRTGAPVLDAPAPPPGSPLPAAEVLVPGGHFTMGTSTEAWALDNERPAHQARTDPFFIDTAPVTNGRYVEFIEAGGYADQRWWSDAGWAHVRRAKLVAPRFWERVGAEWYRDRFGVVAPVVPDEPVVHVSFHEAEAYAKWAGKRLPTEVEWEKAARFDPATGRSRRYPWGDEEPTERHANLGQRHLQPAPVGAYPAGASPLGVHQLIGDVWEWTSSDFHGYTGFEVFPYAEYSQVFFGPEYKVLRGGSFGADPAAVRSTFRNWDYPIRRQIFAGFRCARDAEAAELS from the coding sequence ATGACCAGCATCGACGATCTCGGTACCGACCGCCTGCGCGACCACGTGGCCGCCCAGCTCACGCGTTCCCGCGCCCGCAGCGTCGAGCTGACCGACGCGGTGGACGAGCACGACCTCGTGCGCCAGCACTCGAAGCTGATGTCACCGCTGGTGTGGGACTTCGCGCACATCGGCAACCAGGAGGAGCTCTGGCTCGTGCGGGACGTCGGCGGGCGCGAGCCCGTGCGCGCCGACATCGACGAGCTGTACGACGCGTTCAAGCACTCCCGCTCCTCCCGCCCCGAACTGCCGCTGCTGAGCCCGGTGGAAGCCCGCCGGTACGTCGGCGAGGTGCGGGACAAGGTGTTCGACGTGCTGGAGACCGCGAGGTTCGAGGGGCGCAAGCTGCTCGACGGCGGGTTCGCGTTCGGCATGATCGTGCAGCACGAGCAGCAGCACGACGAGACGATGCTCGCCACGCACCAGCTCCGCACGGGCGCTCCCGTCCTGGACGCGCCCGCACCGCCGCCCGGCTCGCCGCTGCCCGCGGCCGAGGTCCTGGTGCCGGGCGGGCACTTCACGATGGGCACGTCGACGGAGGCGTGGGCGCTGGACAACGAGCGCCCCGCGCACCAGGCGCGCACCGACCCGTTCTTCATCGACACCGCGCCGGTGACCAACGGGAGGTACGTCGAGTTCATCGAGGCGGGCGGGTACGCCGACCAGCGCTGGTGGAGCGACGCCGGGTGGGCGCACGTCCGGCGGGCGAAGCTCGTCGCGCCCCGGTTCTGGGAACGCGTCGGCGCCGAGTGGTACCGCGACCGGTTCGGCGTCGTCGCGCCGGTCGTGCCGGACGAACCCGTCGTGCACGTGAGCTTCCACGAGGCCGAGGCGTACGCGAAGTGGGCGGGCAAGCGCCTGCCGACCGAGGTCGAGTGGGAGAAGGCGGCCCGGTTCGACCCGGCGACCGGGCGGTCGCGCCGGTACCCGTGGGGCGACGAGGAACCGACCGAGCGGCACGCGAACCTCGGCCAGCGGCACCTCCAGCCCGCGCCCGTCGGCGCGTACCCGGCGGGGGCGTCGCCGCTGGGCGTGCACCAGCTCATCGGCGACGTGTGGGAGTGGACCAGCTCGGACTTCCACGGCTACACCGGGTTCGAGGTGTTCCCGTACGCCGAGTACTCGCAGGTCTTCTTCGGCCCCGAGTACAAGGTGCTGCGCGGCGGCTCGTTCGGCGCGGACCCGGCCGCGGTGCGGTCGACGTTCCGCAACTGGGACTACCCGATCCGGCGGCAGATCTTCGCCGGGTTCCGATGTGCGCGCGACGCGGAGGCGGCCGAGCTGAGCTGA
- the egtD gene encoding L-histidine N(alpha)-methyltransferase: MTEPVVDVHLTPEDAARALRAEARAGLTAKPKWVSPKWFYDAVGSELFEDITRLPEYYPTRAEREILVARSAEIAATTGAHTLVELGSGSSEKTRLLLDALRDHGTLEEFVPLDVSTTALTEAANAIIADYPGLGVHGVVGDFTEHLAGLPGSAPRVVAFLGGTIGNLIPEERRKFLSSVRDVLGAGEWLLLGTDLVKDPDVLVRAYDDGQGVTAEFNRNVLRVINRELGGDFDVEAFEHVALWNAEQEWIEMRLRATRPVRVRLAELELDVEFAQGEELRTEVSAKFRPDGVRTELEEAGFELHRWWTDSQGRFALSLARAGG, translated from the coding sequence ATGACAGAGCCAGTGGTGGACGTGCACCTGACCCCCGAGGACGCGGCCCGCGCGCTGCGCGCGGAAGCCAGGGCCGGGCTGACCGCGAAACCCAAGTGGGTTTCGCCGAAGTGGTTCTACGACGCCGTCGGCAGCGAGCTGTTCGAGGACATCACGCGCCTGCCGGAGTACTACCCGACCAGGGCCGAGCGGGAGATCCTCGTCGCGCGGTCGGCCGAGATCGCCGCGACGACCGGCGCGCACACGCTGGTGGAGCTGGGTTCCGGCTCGTCGGAGAAGACCCGGCTGCTGCTGGACGCGCTGCGCGACCACGGCACGCTCGAGGAGTTCGTGCCGCTCGACGTGTCCACGACGGCGTTGACCGAGGCGGCGAACGCGATCATCGCCGACTACCCCGGCCTCGGCGTGCACGGCGTCGTCGGCGACTTCACCGAACACCTCGCCGGGCTGCCCGGATCCGCGCCCCGCGTGGTCGCGTTCCTCGGCGGCACGATCGGCAACCTGATCCCGGAGGAGCGGCGCAAGTTCCTCTCGTCGGTCCGCGACGTGCTCGGCGCGGGGGAGTGGCTGCTGCTCGGCACGGACCTGGTCAAGGACCCCGACGTGCTGGTGCGGGCCTACGACGACGGGCAGGGCGTGACGGCGGAGTTCAACCGCAACGTGCTGCGGGTGATCAACCGCGAGTTGGGCGGTGACTTCGACGTGGAGGCGTTCGAGCACGTCGCGCTGTGGAACGCCGAGCAGGAGTGGATCGAGATGCGGCTGCGCGCCACCCGTCCGGTGCGCGTCCGACTGGCTGAACTGGAACTCGACGTGGAGTTCGCGCAGGGCGAGGAACTGCGCACCGAGGTGTCCGCGAAGTTCCGGCCCGACGGTGTGCGGACCGAACTGGAGGAAGCCGGGTTCGAGCTGCACCGGTGGTGGACGGACAGCCAGGGGAGGTTCGCCCTCTCGCTCGCCCGAGCGGGGGGCTGA
- a CDS encoding glutamate-cysteine ligase family protein, translating to MTAVRNVSAEGPGPQVFRDRAEAEAYVASVCFKHGPPRLFGVEIEWTVHHRQEPTRQLAATSLAAALGRHAPPTLVPDSPQRPLPSGTPLTVEPGGQVEISTPPRTSLTELLKTVGEDVTQLQALLEAADLVLGDRGADPFRPPSRMLRVPRYAAMEHAFAPIGPEGITMMCSTAGLQVCLDFGLREHLNDRWAAVHALGPVLNALFANSPGVGGRRREWASARMRALYGTDPVRTRPAAAVCEDPAGAWARRVLDTPVIVVRGPGPNWVPPRALTFAEWVDGALGDRAPTSDDLDYHLSLMFPPVRPRGYMEVRYLDTPPHGRWIEPVVLMAALFSDPSVVDEVLAATEPAVGRWLTAARYGLADPTIARVAREVVGIGCRALERTDLSMSQNAAVAEELHRTLAEKSGGVTP from the coding sequence TTGACTGCTGTGCGTAACGTCTCGGCCGAGGGGCCCGGCCCCCAGGTGTTCCGGGACCGTGCCGAGGCGGAGGCCTACGTGGCCTCCGTCTGCTTCAAGCACGGGCCGCCGCGCCTGTTCGGCGTCGAAATCGAATGGACCGTCCACCACCGACAGGAACCGACCCGGCAGCTCGCCGCGACCAGTCTCGCCGCGGCGCTCGGGCGGCACGCACCACCCACCCTCGTTCCGGACAGCCCCCAGCGGCCGCTGCCCAGCGGCACCCCGCTGACCGTCGAACCCGGTGGCCAGGTCGAGATCTCCACCCCGCCCCGCACCTCCCTGACGGAGCTGCTGAAGACGGTGGGGGAGGACGTCACCCAACTCCAAGCCCTCCTCGAAGCCGCGGACCTCGTGCTCGGCGACCGGGGGGCCGACCCGTTCCGGCCGCCGAGCCGGATGCTCCGCGTGCCCCGGTACGCGGCGATGGAACACGCGTTCGCCCCGATCGGCCCCGAGGGCATCACGATGATGTGCAGCACCGCGGGCCTCCAGGTGTGCCTGGACTTCGGGCTGCGCGAACACCTCAACGACCGGTGGGCCGCCGTGCACGCGCTCGGCCCCGTGCTCAACGCGCTGTTCGCGAACTCGCCGGGCGTCGGCGGCCGCAGGCGGGAGTGGGCGTCGGCGCGGATGCGGGCGCTCTACGGCACGGACCCGGTCCGCACCCGGCCCGCCGCGGCGGTCTGCGAGGACCCGGCCGGGGCGTGGGCGCGCCGCGTGCTGGACACGCCGGTGATCGTGGTCCGCGGACCGGGCCCGAACTGGGTGCCGCCGCGGGCGCTGACCTTCGCCGAGTGGGTCGACGGCGCCCTCGGCGACCGGGCGCCCACCAGCGACGACCTGGACTACCACCTGTCCCTGATGTTCCCGCCGGTCCGGCCGCGCGGGTACATGGAGGTCCGTTACCTCGACACCCCGCCGCACGGCCGCTGGATCGAGCCGGTCGTGCTGATGGCGGCCCTGTTCAGCGACCCGTCGGTCGTGGACGAGGTGCTGGCCGCCACCGAACCCGCCGTGGGCCGCTGGCTCACCGCGGCCCGCTACGGGCTCGCCGACCCGACCATCGCGCGGGTGGCGCGGGAGGTCGTCGGGATCGGCTGCCGCGCGCTGGAGCGCACGGACCTGTCGATGAGCCAGAACGCCGCCGTGGCCGAGGAACTGCACCGCACGCTCGCCGAGAAGTCCGGAGGAGTCACGCCATGA
- a CDS encoding metalloregulator ArsR/SmtB family transcription factor, giving the protein MARAATTADAFNAVAEPRRRQILDVLAGGERPVNDLVDLLDLAQPLVSKHLRVLREVGLVHVRDSGRQRVYRLNAAPLKPVHDWVKGYAQAWEERFAALDDVLEELKAEENGT; this is encoded by the coding sequence ATGGCACGGGCAGCGACGACGGCGGACGCGTTCAACGCGGTGGCGGAACCCCGCAGGCGGCAGATACTCGACGTCCTGGCGGGCGGTGAACGACCGGTGAACGACCTCGTCGACCTGCTCGACCTGGCCCAGCCGCTGGTGTCCAAGCACCTGCGGGTGCTCCGCGAAGTGGGGCTGGTCCACGTGCGCGACTCCGGACGGCAGCGGGTCTACCGCCTCAACGCGGCCCCGCTCAAACCCGTCCACGACTGGGTCAAGGGCTACGCCCAGGCGTGGGAGGAGCGCTTCGCGGCGCTCGACGACGTGCTGGAAGAACTCAAGGCAGAGGAGAACGGGACATGA